The sequence CACAACGTCGCCACCCGGCTGGACCCCTCTCAGGAGCTTCCCGCCTGGCGGCCCCACCAGCCGCCCCGTCTCGACGCCGCTCCCATTCCGGGGACGTTTCCCGGCTATCGGAGGCCCAACGGCCGGCCCGGAGTCCGCAACGACCTCTGGCTGATTCCGCTGGTGGGCTGCGTCAACGGTGAGCTGCGCGCGGTGGTTCGGGAGTGGAAAAAACCCGACTGGATCGACGACGTGAAGGTGCTGGAGCATCCCTTCGGCTGCTCTCAGCTTGGAGGGGACCTTGCCATGACGGCGGACCTGCTGGCGGGGCTGGCTCAGCATCCCAACGCCGCGGGGGCGCTGCTGGTGGGGCTGGGATGCGAAAATCTTCAGGTTCCGCTGATGCTGGAGCGGACGGGGGAGAATCCCCGGATTCGCTCGCTGGTGCTCCAGACCGAAGGAGAGGAGAAAGTCGTCCCCCTGCTGGAGGAACTGGCCGACGCCGCTCCCCGGAAAAGAGAGCCTTTCCCGCTGTCGGAACTGTGCGTGGGAGTCAAGTGCGGAGGCAGCGACGGCTACAGCGGCCTGACCGCCAATCCCCTCGTGGGCTGCTTCTCCAACCGCCTGGCCGCGTCCGGCGGCACGGTGGTCGCCACGGAGATACCGGAGATGTTCGGCGCCGAGGACGTGGTCGCCGAGCGCATCGCGAGCCGGGAGGTTCACGAAGATTTCATCCGGCTGATACGGTGGTTCCGCGACTATTTTGTCCGCTACGGCCAGCCCATCTACGAAAACCCCGCGCCGGGCAACCGCAGGGGCGGCATCACGACCCTTGAGGAAAAATCTCTGGGCGCTGTGGAAAAGGCGGGAAACGCGCCGGTGACCCACGTGCTGAAGTACGGCCA comes from Synergistaceae bacterium and encodes:
- a CDS encoding altronate dehydratase family protein, which translates into the protein MSFSETNVIRLNAGDNVLVLVQGGKKGETVSSGGQQVTLSGDVPGGHKVASAAVPKGGLIIKYGHPIGVATRDIAPGDHVHEHNVATRLDPSQELPAWRPHQPPRLDAAPIPGTFPGYRRPNGRPGVRNDLWLIPLVGCVNGELRAVVREWKKPDWIDDVKVLEHPFGCSQLGGDLAMTADLLAGLAQHPNAAGALLVGLGCENLQVPLMLERTGENPRIRSLVLQTEGEEKVVPLLEELADAAPRKREPFPLSELCVGVKCGGSDGYSGLTANPLVGCFSNRLAASGGTVVATEIPEMFGAEDVVAERIASREVHEDFIRLIRWFRDYFVRYGQPIYENPAPGNRRGGITTLEEKSLGAVEKAGNAPVTHVLKYGQPIQPGGGVQITFAPGNDLVSCSALTASGAQILLFTTGRGTPFGSVVPCVKISTNSPLAEKHPNWIDFDAGTLLSGQTWEAATDRLADLVLRVAGGERVAHEKKLSGEITIFRDGVTV